One stretch of Poecilia reticulata strain Guanapo linkage group LG21, Guppy_female_1.0+MT, whole genome shotgun sequence DNA includes these proteins:
- the LOC103457953 gene encoding C-C motif chemokine 4-like: MEPVLLQIHTHVRCNAIKRDSELSRHTDNSAGPASTPERYQTTDNMVMMKNSVIMATCLLLLSSLALQTYANSFGPDECCFKFFPKRLQKSAVVNFRYTDSLCPMEGVLFLMRGGKEVCVDATQQWVKKIIKTKEINRAKGATNSTTTPSQ, encoded by the exons ATGGAACCTGTTCTTctgcaaatacacacacatgtgAGGTGCAACGCAATAAAAAGGGACTCTGAGTTGAGCAGACACACAGACAACTCAGCCGGACCTGCAAGCACGCCTGAGAGATACCAGACGACAGACAACATGGTGATGATGAAGAACTCCGTAATCATGGCGACCTGCCTCTTGCTTCTCTCATCCCTCGCTCTTCAGACTTATGCCA ATTCCTTCGGCCCGGACGAATGCTGCTTCAAATTCTTTCCGAAACGACTGCAAAAGTCAGCGGTGGTGAACTTCAGATACACGGACTCTCTTTGTCCCATGGAGGGTGTGCT GTTTTTAATGAGAGGTGGCAAAGAGGTCTGTGTCGACGCAACTCAGCAGTGGGTGAAGAAAATCATCAAGACCAAGGAGATTAACCGGGCCAAAGGAGCGACCAACTCCACCACCACACCGTCCCAGTAA